TGTCACGGAAGGAATCTTGTGTGAGAATTTCAAATAAAAAGGTATCAGataaatatatcaatatttaTTCTTTCAAATGGTTTTGCACCAACACATATGATGGAAAATCATCTAGCATTGTATGTGAAGAATGTTAGACATGTCATTAAAATTTTTGGTTGCCAAGTATTAGCTATTGTCATCATAGCAACTACAAATAGATGCTAAGAGGACATAAGTACCTTTTCCAATCACTGATAAGCTAGAAAAGTGAAAAGTAAATAGAAAGAAAAGGATAACATCTATAAAGCTGAAAACTGTCCTCGAATCAATTAGAGTGGTATATAACTGAACTGGTAACTGGTTATAATAAACTTTTGGGACAGAAACTATTTCCACATGAGAATTTTAGAAACAAGAGATGCATACTTGAAGGACATTTACATGAAAATAtcataacaataaaaaataaaaatctatattGATGAATTAGTTGGTGTTTCTCGAATTgctctttactaggttcatggttTTTATGTACCGGTCAGAGCTTCAACTGGTACAGTACCAGTCCTGCCAGTGTACCAAGTGTTGGTACACTGGTGCCAACTGAATTTTGAAAGTAGTCTAAAAAAGGCTGAAAGAAATTGCTCTAAAAAAATGCTGAAAAAATTGCTAAGTACAGTGCCTGTACCATCCTATATCGGGCGGCACCAACTCGGTACTGGGCAGTGCAAGGCCTATACTGCCCAACCTACACTAGTTCATGTACTGATAACCTGGTAGACTGATAATTACTGCCTGTATTTGTACATACCGAGCAATATTGAAAACCTTGACTAGGAACAAACAGAAGAAATATGAAATAGAAAAAACATAAGACTGACAAAAGGAGAGTGTCAAAATAAATTTGTTATAGCCTTTGGAAATCACAAGGTCAAGGAAAGTCACATTCAATTCTTCTTCCAATACAAACTATACTACTACTAAAACTTACTTTGAAAGGATGGATGCATGTGGGTATTTATAAGGAAAACTTTAATAGCATTTGGTAAGGCTTAACATCTCGGTTTGATATTGGGTTCGACACCTTATCAGGCAGTACCTGTGTTATCTTGtatcaataaaaaaatgaataccCATCGACCAAGCTACTTGATCCAGTATCCTTTTTTGGTCAGACTAGTAAACACCAATTGTTATGTAACAATCTAACTGACACTTGAAACCTTAGGATTAGATGAGGTAGCATGTAATGCTTAAATCAAGGGGACTAAATTTAGATCATCATGTGGAGaaagttttgaaattatgaaatggaAAATGTATTTGCCTGTTTTTCTAGAATATATAAGATGCCATTAGAACCTTAAGAGATTAACATACATTAAAAATggaaaaaaggaagagaattGGATATACATTCGATGGAAACTATATAAACTTTTAATTCAAATTCATCACAACTCTATGTACCACTTTCGATCGAGAATTTGTCAATATGACTTGAGAATACTTAAAGTAGCTCTAATTAAGGTGGGAAAGATTGTGTTTGCTAATGAAAAGGTTTTGTCACAGTCAGATTTCAGAATTGACTTGGGTATTCTGAATTGAACCTTGTGATAGAAGAATGTGTTTTGGATTTGACTGAACAAAAATTGGATTTGGGTCCTGAGTTAGATTCAGACATTATGGTGTGTCATATTGGCAGTGCATTTGGATCATGAGTTGGATTAAATTATATTTGGGTATGGACTTTAAATTAAATGGATCTGCACTTCAGGTTGGAATTCAACGAAATTAGGTTTTTTATGGATTTGGCAGCTAGAGGCAGTTGGTTAACTTAGTTATGGTTTAGCTTAAATGAGATGCTTGGTTTAATGAGTTGAGACGAAATGATTACAAAATGGCTCTAGATTAAGTCAACATGATCTATTTTGGGGAGTTTCTCCCAAAATAATTCAACTTCAACTTTACAATCACAGCAAGATCAAGATCTTAGCAGATTCTAATATATGGATTTATATCCTATCCAAAGTATATAACTAATAGATTTACTTGTGATTTGGATCATGATGGGTGCACGAAATTGTAAAATGGTAAGGTTATATGaaccaaaataatataattattaagaGTTGTTGAACTACAAACTATGGTTCATTTATAAATGTGCATGTACAATCAACAGATCTCAATagtggcaaaagatccatgtaatcaATTCCAAATATTTGGGACTTCATTGCTTTGATATTGTTGTTATTGTCGTTGTTATAGCATGTACATTCAACATCATATAATCTTCATcccaatggaaaaaaaaaaactgaacgcCAAAAGTAATCAGGATAATGGAGCAAACTTGTGAGAAAGCTTCATCACCATTGACATTATATTTCTGAAAGCATCTTGATTTCTTTCCCTTCAATCATATTTCCATATAATTTCTAAAAAAAAGCATTAACAAATATAGCTATACCATATCTTGTATTTTGGGTTAAATTAGGAACGTAGAAAGTAGACAAACCTCATAACGTATAGGTTTTAAATTAAATTTGACTAAACtaaatatatgaaatataattttgGTAATACTAAGAGGACAACTGAGGATATAGTTAGGATCGAAGGACACGAAATAAGGAAAAATTTTAAAGCATCTCTAATCTAATAATCAACAAAATGAAAAGATTGATAGAGATCTTATTCATAATGTAAAAGTCAGGTAGCTATTGTAGAAAGGAACATCGAGGAGTCTTGTATGATATCAAGATCCCATTAGATTAAAAAACCATGCTCTGTAAATCCTAGTGTTTGACGGTTAATAAAGATTTGCAAAAGAAAATCATATAGCTGAGATGAGAATATTAAGGTAGATGTGCTAAAAATAGAAATAGTAAAAAATATTCTTATTTGTAAACAATTAGGTATAGCTCCAATAATAGACATGATGAGGAGTCATTTAAGGTGGTACAAACATATTCAAAGCACACTTATAGATGTCAAGATTAGATGACACGACTCAATTAACATTAGTGGTACAATGAAATTGaactaaaaaatattttctagaaataaaaatgattcaGATGATTCTAATTGactatatattatttttcataaaggTCAATAGTAAAACAAACAAATTCATATACCGAAACCCAAATAGTTGCAACATCATGGCATGTTGTTGGTCATTTGCAAACACTGTATACCACATATAAGCAATCATGGGAACTTACCTGCTCAATGGAAAATTAGCTTTACCATGTTGCCCATTTGTCATTGTATAAATATCAGTTTTtgctttccctttccctttcttGACATCATCACTTCTGCCTCTAGAATCAGGATTGACATTGTGTATTTGATTTGATGTCCTATTAGGCTTTGGCACTCTTCCGAACTCTATCTCCATCAGTTCATCCTCTATTGGCTGTTTTGAACTCCCTGAACTGTTATGGGAGATGCAAACATTTCTCACCAGCTTTCTCTGGCTTACTTTGGGTTGCAAATCATCCAATATATCAATTCCCTGTAATTTATCTTGATCACTAATTCTAGCAAACGAAGAACATTTCTGTCCACCAGATGTCTTTCCATTCTGACAGTTAACCTCAGATTCATTACTGACCCTTGCTATGTTATAAGGAGAGATACAGCCATTCCGAACTAACCTTCTCAGCCCCCTAGGTCTCTGAGGAACAACAGTTTGTATTACACTTGCTAGATCCTGATGAGATTTGGAATGTACCCCACTACATGAATCAACTCCTTTTCCCTtgtctctgaatttcatatcagcaCAAGCATTCTGCAAACTTAAATTGTCTTTATCAGATATAACCATTCCAATCTGACTCCGGCCATGCCCAACTGACATAGAAGGAAGTGATGATCCCATACCAAGTAATGCACTGCTTCCATAGCTTCTAAGTACCCCACTGTTTTCACTTAGCAATCCTTTCCCTCTCTTCCTCTTAGCATCCTCACATATTGCACCATTTAGTAAGGTAAGTGTGTCATGATTCAAGTCAGTTCTTTTCACCCTCTCCTTGTTGTCCATGGAAACCGCACTTTTACCAACTTCAAATGAAGTGCCGAGCAAAGGTTTCCTATTCACTGTTTCAGACATTGATTTGCCCGGGGTAGATAGGATCTTATCAGCAAGAGTTGTACTTCTAGTACTATCATATCTTTCACCAGTATCCTTCAGATTCAGATGTTTAGAATTCCTCCTTTGTAAAAGATGCTTGATACCTTGGCTTGGTGACAATGGATCAACTTCTACATTGATATTCTCATTCTGGAATGAACTGCCAGATGACTTGTTAGCCAACTGTGCCAGTCTGTCAGGAGTGTCAGGTACTTCCATGACCAGATCAGGTTCCATCTTATGAATGTCAACCAGGAAAGCAGAAATTATTGGTTTCCTCTGACAAGGTGGTAATCTCACATCGGGGATCAACAATTTGATATTCTCTTTGTTCCCAGACCAAGATTGAGAGATCAGTAAACTTTATCGCAAGATATTAAAGGAAACCTTATGCAGATATAGTAGGCTTTTCCAAAACCTAAAATATCTAGATGGAGCAGATAGATATCATGAAAAAGAAATTCCAGAAATCCACAAATCATAACAAGaccagaaatatatatatatatatatatatatatatatatggaaaaagagaagaaataataaTCCTGCGGACCCTAGGAAAAAAATAGCATTCAAGTATCCTAACCTAAAAATAATTACAGCAATAACTCTTGGCAAGAATTAGCAGAGGAAGCCTGATAATTTCTCGAAAATTTTGAAGATAATATTACAAAAAGGAATAAAAACAGATCAAAGATGAATTTTTCAGGCCGATGATTGCCCCCTACTAATACGATCGTCAGAAATAATATACAAAGTCAAATAGAACTCAACGAAAGAGGATAAAAAAACAAAGATCTTATCAATGTCACCAACAAAACTACAAAGAAAAAGTTACACCTAAAAGAAAGGGACAAAAGCATAGAGAAAATTATCAACACGAGATGGGCGATTGGAATCAAGAAAAGACACCTTCATCTTGGCGAACACCTCCACCGGCACAGATCGAAATCCAGCGAACAATAATCCAAAGAACCCGACGATGATCGATTCATCCGCCTACTTCGACCCGCCGGCTCGCTCGGTACCCCTCTCCCTATTTGTTGCCGAAAGAGCGTCGAGGAAAGAAATTTAATCTGACGGTGTTTGCTCCGCCTGCACTCCTCGAATGTCTCCCTAGCGCGTGCTGCGGGCGACACGCGGCCACGTCAAGAATTCCTGAATCGGAATCGTCAATGCTAGAtaattgtgtgtgtatatatatatatatatatatatatatatatatacaaatatatatatatttgtatatatatatatatatatttgtatatatatatatatatatttgtatatatatatatatatatatacaattttatatatatacaaatatatatatatatatacatatatatatatatacaaatatatatatatatatatatatatatttatagaaaaaaatcCTTAGCCTTGTATATGATGCTctcataatgattttttttactttatcaaAATATCCTTAGTATTGGTCCGATTCAAGTAAATCCTAGCTACATGAGTTGGTTCAATTAAGCATTGGCTAGTCCCTTAAGTtttcttaaattattttatatatccaATCTATTAAAGGATGAAACAAGAAAGTTGTCACTCGTTGTTTTCACTAACATCCTCCTTACGGTGGTGATCAGCCCCAGCCCCGTTCATCATCAAAACCTTAAGGAGACTCAATAATTAGCAATGCATCGCCATAACCCTATTTAGCATTCCAAAGCCTCGTTGAATCATGGTTCCTCCCTCCCTTTTCATGGTGCATTTATAAGTGATAGGTTTGACCGATAGAAGATTTGGTGCATCTTTCGCAACACTAGACGACTTGGCTATGGTTGTTGCTTGCTTATGGTCGTGGGTTAGCTATAGTTAtaggttttgttaggatcgagacacTAAGAGGATGATGAATTAGTGGTTTTAAAAAGTTGAGTCGATTTCAAAAATTTGGTACGATGAAAAACATATTAAAAATGTGTTTATTTGGAATGTGAGTAAaagtagtgagcaactaaatcagtaaacaataagaatgaaaagcacaAAAGAAATAAacattggatttatagtggttcgatcgttgcaacctatatccactctcgattcttctTTCGTCGAGGTCATTGGCTTTTACTAACGATTTGGGTAAAGATCAAACCACCCTTGTTACAACTCCTTTCTTATTTTTACAGGTTTAGAAAAGAATCTTTTACAACTccttttacaagtagtcctcACAGCTCTCTTAGAAAGACTTAGAAGATTAAGGAGGAAGAAACTCAAGGCTTTTAACAGAGTTTACATACCTAGAATCACAAGTATTTCGTACTCTTTTCTTATTATCTTAAGTAAaaatgagtgaggtatttataggtcacaaatgatttcaaaaatggagccaaaaagtctcATCTCTGGATTTTCGAGGtgttggcggtaccactgttgtTGGGCGATACTACTactagtgctaggcggtaccaccacttgcagtaGTAagcactagtggtaccatcgctcagcctgggcggtactatcgcttaatAGCCTAGAAGATTGTGTATTGGTGGTACTATATCTAGTTTAggtgatgctagtcataggtatcttacaagccaatcatgtgagtgatggcacgtgtgacttgatacgtagtctttttgtttattattattattttgtattttatcactttatattgcatattgtttgaatatattatgatgtttatgttggaaaatcttgagggcgacatcacatgcacaacggaagaataaaaataaaaatctccaatttttcaaagatttgttcgtcatcgtgcgaagattagtacacaaaatccgcaaaacagaaAACTgtatatagtaaagattgtgttacctagggagattgtatatccctgtgtccctacaaatctctaggagagggtaaaggaggtcaagcaccctcctctctagagatgatccacatagcagggcggcaatgacgctcctcaaaactctaggcctgctttgaggtggagaggaggaggagaataggagaggcaagcaaaggctatagcctatgaaccactgaatccctttcATTTATAAaggtcttttgtcaatttaaccataatggatcctcccttattaggtattggatctccatctaacttcccaaacctcttaaattagtggatt
This genomic stretch from Musa acuminata AAA Group cultivar baxijiao chromosome BXJ3-9, Cavendish_Baxijiao_AAA, whole genome shotgun sequence harbors:
- the LOC103974609 gene encoding uncharacterized protein LOC103974609 isoform X1, whose protein sequence is MEPDLVMEVPDTPDRLAQLANKSSGSSFQNENINVEVDPLSPSQGIKHLLQRRNSKHLNLKDTGERYDSTRSTTLADKILSTPGKSMSETVNRKPLLGTSFEVGKSAVSMDNKERVKRTDLNHDTLTLLNGAICEDAKRKRGKGLLSENSGVLRSYGSSALLGMGSSLPSMSVGHGRSQIGMVISDKDNLSLQNACADMKFRDKGKGVDSCSGVHSKSHQDLASVIQTVVPQRPRGLRRLVRNGCISPYNIARVSNESEVNCQNGKTSGGQKCSSFARISDQDKLQGIDILDDLQPKVSQRKLVRNVCISHNSSGSSKQPIEDELMEIEFGRVPKPNRTSNQIHNVNPDSRGRSDDVKKGKGKAKTDIYTMTNGQHGKANFPLSRLDSRKDVAIYGDSNTDVLGFEDQGWKTDGWREKESTVSSFKTANICESEASGHQSDQSNVVAIGTERPSSESDLESRRKKHTDRKRKYGSSSNFNGESSSSVLDWRFSKSRSTKTHNPHERGIILGSVIEVDELHSPEARSSNLQEQSHSIFDSCNAMTRRVESDELFAQQLQEQLYNESPGIRNREEIDASIAWSLQQEENARPMSLPSWQTQRNRRDRLITRLHSQQLPGNYLPQSVNTAQYGLSMRSAPWMRYVDFPEMDVNMRSDLLDELDAGMNSISYTTNILHIQRDFDENDYETLLALDENNHQHSGASENQINNLPQSTVQADTIEECAVCLEKPSIGDIIRHLPCLHKFHKDICYKLQPWFLIVCYMDPIELC
- the LOC103974609 gene encoding uncharacterized protein LOC103974609 isoform X5 → MEPDLVMEVPDTPDRLAQLANKSSGSSFQNENINVEVDPLSPSQGIKHLLQRRNSKHLNLKDTGERYDSTRSTTLADKILSTPGKSMSETVNRKPLLGTSFEVGKSAVSMDNKERVKRTDLNHDTLTLLNGAICEDAKRKRGKGLLSENSGVLRSYGSSALLGMGSSLPSMSVGHGRSQIGMVISDKDNLSLQNACADMKFRDKGKGVDSCSGVHSKSHQDLASVIQTVVPQRPRGLRRLVRNGCISPYNIARVSNESEVNCQNGKTSGGQKCSSFARISDQDKLQGIDILDDLQPKVSQRKLVRNVCISHNSSGSSKQPIEDELMEIEFGRVPKPNRTSNQIHNVNPDSRGRSDDVKKGKGKAKTDIYTMTNGQHGKANFPLSRLDSRKDVAIYGDSNTDVLGFEDQGWKTDGWREKESTVSSFKTANICESEASGHQSDQSNVVAIGTERPSSESDLESRRKKHTDRKRKYGSSSNFNGESSSSVLDWRFSKSRSTKTHNPHERGIILGSVIEVDELHSPEARSSNLQEQSHSIFDSCNAMTRRVESDELFAQQLQEQLYNESPGIRNREEIDASIAWSLQQEENARPMSLPSWQTQRNRRDRLITRLHSQQLPGNYLPQSVNTAQYGLSMRSAPWMRYVDFPEMDVNMRSDLLDELDAGMNSISYTTNILHIQRDFDELILLKSVLSVLRNHLLEISLDIYHAYINSTKIYATSCSLGS
- the LOC103974609 gene encoding uncharacterized protein LOC103974609 isoform X3: MEPDLVMEVPDTPDRLAQLANKSSGSSFQNENINVEVDPLSPSQGIKHLLQRRNSKHLNLKDTGERYDSTRSTTLADKILSTPGKSMSETVNRKPLLGTSFEVGKSAVSMDNKERVKRTDLNHDTLTLLNGAICEDAKRKRGKGLLSENSGVLRSYGSSALLGMGSSLPSMSVGHGRSQIGMVISDKDNLSLQNACADMKFRDKGKGVDSCSGVHSKSHQDLASVIQTVVPQRPRGLRRLVRNGCISPYNIARVSNESEVNCQNGKTSGGQKCSSFARISDQDKLQGIDILDDLQPKVSQRKLVRNVCISHNSSGSSKQPIEDELMEIEFGRVPKPNRTSNQIHNVNPDSRGRSDDVKKGKGKAKTDIYTMTNGQHGKANFPLSRLDSRKDVAIYGDSNTDVLGFEDQGWKTDGWREKESTVSSFKTANICESEASGHQSDQSNVVAIGTDLESRRKKHTDRKRKYGSSSNFNGESSSSVLDWRFSKSRSTKTHNPHERGIILGSVIEVDELHSPEARSSNLQEQSHSIFDSCNAMTRRVESDELFAQQLQEQLYNESPGIRNREEIDASIAWSLQQEENARPMSLPSWQTQRNRRDRLITRLHSQQLPGNYLPQSVNTAQYGLSMRSAPWMRYVDFPEMDVNMRSDLLDELDAGMNSISYTTNILHIQRDFDENDYETLLALDENNHQHSGASENQINNLPQSTVQADTIEECAVCLEKPSIGDIIRHLPCLHKFHKDICYKLQPWFLIVCYMDPIELC
- the LOC103974609 gene encoding uncharacterized protein LOC103974609 isoform X4, whose protein sequence is MEPDLVMEVPDTPDRLAQLANKSSGSSFQNENINVEVDPLSPSQGIKHLLQRRNSKHLNLKDTGERYDSTRSTTLADKILSTPGKSMSETVNRKPLLGTSFEVGKSAVSMDNKERVKRTDLNHDTLTLLNGAICEDAKRKRGKGLLSENSGVLRSYGSSALLGMGSSLPSMSVGHGRSQIGMVISDKDNLSLQNACADMKFRDKGKGVDSCSGVHSKSHQDLASVIQTVVPQRPRGLRRLVRNGCISPYNIARVSNESEVNCQNGKTSGGQKCSSFARISDQDKLQGIDILDDLQPKVSQRKLVRNVCISHNSSGSSKQPIEDELMEIEFGRVPKPNRTSNQIHNVNPDSRGRSDDVKKGKGKAKTDIYTMTNGQHGKANFPLSRLDSRKDVAIYGDSNTDVLGFEDQGWKTDGWREKESTVSSFKTANICESEASGHQSDQSNVVAIGTERPSSESDLESRRKKHTDRKRKYGSSSNFNGESSSSVLDWRFSKSRSTKTHNPHERGIILGSVIEVDELHSPEARSSNLQEQSHSIFDSCNAMTRRVESDELFAQQLQEQLYNESPGIRNREEIDASIAWSLQQEENARPMSLPSWQTQRNRRDRLITRLHSQQLPGNYLPQSVNTAQYGLSMRSAPWMRYVDFPEMDVNMRSDLLDELDAGMNSISYTTNILHIQRDFDELILLKSVLSVLRNHLLEISLDIYHAYINSTKIALTNGCEERHHVQCAKVVSLDNEIIAG
- the LOC103974609 gene encoding uncharacterized protein LOC103974609 isoform X2, coding for MEPDLVMEVPDTPDRLAQLANKSSGSSFQNENINVEVDPLSPSQGIKHLLQRRNSKHLNLKDTGERYDSTRSTTLADKILSTPGKSMSETVNRKPLLGTSFEVGKSAVSMDNKERVKRTDLNHDTLTLLNGAICEDAKRKRGKGLLSENSGVLRSYGSSALLGMGSSLPSMSVGHGRSQIGMVISDKDNLSLQNACADMKFRDKGKGVDSCSGVHSKSHQDLASVIQTVVPQRPRGLRRLVRNGCISPYNIARVSNESEVNCQNGKTSGGQKCSSFARISDQDKLQGIDILDDLQPKVSQRKLVRNVCISHNSSGSSKQPIEDELMEIEFGRVPKPNRTSNQIHNVNPDSRGRSDDVKKGKGKAKTDIYTMTNGQHGKANFPLSRLDSRKDVAIYGDSNTDVLGFEDQGWKTDGWREKESTVSSFKTANICESEASGHQSDQSNVVAIGTERPSSESDLESRRKKHTDRKRKYGSSSNFNGESSSSVLDWRFSKSRSTKTHNPHERGIILGSVIEVDELHSPEARSSNLQEQSHSIFDSCNAMTRRVESDELFAQQLQEQLYNESPGIRNREEIDASIAWSLQQEENARPMSLPSWQTQRNRRDRLITRLHSQQLPGNYLPQSVNTAQYGLSMRSAPWMRYVDFPEMDVNMRSDLLDELDAGMNSISYTTNILHIQRDFDENDYETLLALDENNHQHSGASENQINNLPQSTVQADTIEECAVCLEKPSIGDIIRHLPCLHKFHKDCIDQWLRRKTSCPVCKSGIT
- the LOC103974609 gene encoding uncharacterized protein LOC103974609 isoform X6: MEPDLVMEVPDTPDRLAQLANKSSGSSFQNENINVEVDPLSPSQGIKHLLQRRNSKHLNLKDTGERYDSTRSTTLADKILSTPGKSMSETVNRKPLLGTSFEVGKSAVSMDNKERVKRTDLNHDTLTLLNGAICEDAKRKRGKGLLSENSGVLRSYGSSALLGMGSSLPSMSVGHGRSQIGMVISDKDNLSLQNACADMKFRDKGKGVDSCSGVHSKSHQDLASVIQTVVPQRPRGLRRLVRNGCISPYNIARVSNESEVNCQNGKTSGGQKCSSFARISDQDKLQGIDILDDLQPKVSQRKLVRNVCISHNSSGSSKQPIEDELMEIEFGRVPKPNRTSNQIHNVNPDSRGRSDDVKKGKGKAKTDIYTMTNGQHGKANFPLSRLDSRKDVAIYGDSNTDVLGFEDQGWKTDGWREKESTVSSFKTANICESEASGHQSDQSNVVAIGTERPSSESDLESRRKKHTDRKRKYGSSSNFNGESSSSVLDWRFSKSRSTKTHNPHERGIILGSVIEVDELHSPEARSSNLQEQSHSIFDSCNAMTRRVESDELFAQQLQEQLYNESPGIRNREEIDASIAWSLQQEENARPMSLPSWQTQRNRRDRLITRLHSQQLPGNYLPQSVNTAQYGLSMRSAPWMRYVDFPEMDVNMGLKSQTSAESFGVDWFFLNWLSFGIKTYSQYFKIYFFILMILVVTS
- the LOC103974609 gene encoding uncharacterized protein LOC103974609 isoform X7, with translation MEPDLVMEVPDTPDRLAQLANKSSGSSFQNENINVEVDPLSPSQGIKHLLQRRNSKHLNLKDTGERYDSTRSTTLADKILSTPGKSMSETVNRKPLLGTSFEVGKSAVSMDNKERVKRTDLNHDTLTLLNGAICEDAKRKRGKGLLSENSGVLRSYGSSALLGMGSSLPSMSVGHGRSQIGMVISDKDNLSLQNACADMKFRDKGKGVDSCSGVHSKSHQDLASVIQTVVPQRPRGLRRLVRNGCISPYNIARVSNESEVNCQNGKTSGGQKCSSFARISDQDKLQGIDILDDLQPKVSQRKLVRNVCISHNSSGSSKQPIEDELMEIEFGRVPKPNRTSNQIHNVNPDSRGRSDDVKKGKGKAKTDIYTMTNGQHGKANFPLSRLDSRKDVAIYGDSNTDVLGFEDQGWKTDGWREKESTVSSFKTANICESEASGHQSDQSNVVAIGTERPSSESDLESRRKKHTDRKRKYGSSSNFNGESSSSVLDWRFSKSRSTKTHNPHERGIILGSVIEVDELHSPEARSSNLQEQSHSIFDSCNAMTRRVESDELFAQQLQEQLYNESPGIRNREEIDASIAWSLQQEENARPMSLPSWQTQRNRHHAGSVCTWSNWKLIDRGLELECLFHVPKLVPTKMAVHDWKSRS